The following are encoded together in the Lactuca sativa cultivar Salinas chromosome 1, Lsat_Salinas_v11, whole genome shotgun sequence genome:
- the LOC111916553 gene encoding receptor-like protein 7, giving the protein MATFMNHFKFLQTISLLYVLVTLTCSGSSPSHDEECSALFQFKQTIIHQHDVACAAYDSQVFHSWNNSFDCCSWEGVACSHDHDQYYGHHVMGLDLSQRSLCGRINSSSTLFSLVHLQRLNLSGNDFGDSQIPSEIGRLKQLRSLDLSYSGFSGQIPNEISQLIHLSSLDLSGNSLKLHSPSLKNLVQYLTGLKELHLSGVDISSSVPHFLANFSSLKSLKLRDCSLKNKFPAAILELPELKVLDLAFNTDLTGSLPIFRNISLLEEVILDFTGFIGIVPESLSHLNHLTVLSLTGCSFSGHIPRSLSNMTQLTYLGLGENHFTGSVPSLVSLLNLDGLLLNGSRFEKGCFPNWLGKLTKLSKLYLSDMNINCEIPLFLSNLTKLSEVGMDRNSLTGGIPSWLFNLTQLTYLNLQMNQLQGPIPNTFSSLKSLEYLHLGRNNFSGRVELDMFLGLNKLQTLGLGYNRISLVTTNNYTNTTLPELHKLGLSSCNLKEFPAFLRFQNKLRFLLLDVNKIDGLVPVWIWNNSRETLELINLSGNSITGFDQHPHFLPWTNLQVIFIENNQLRGRLPIPSQSTVIYSVPQNSLTGELPPSICELKSLQQLDLSFNNMSGTLPSCLGILSNSLMSLNLKRNNFHGKMMSACKPGSQLKELDLSENRFTGQLPRSLMNCTRLQVLSLEDNSFHDVFPSWLGTLPRLQVLVLRSNKLHGPIDGSTAVSSRFPMLRIIDLSNNRFSGQLDQNYFQTWHAMSSGNLGVSSVMETNISSKHVLTNFMYSVTLIHKGVRTEYYRILTIDMSIDLSCNHFEGEILQSLQHLRGLQSLNLSNNHFTGRVLPSLGDLKNLEALDLSGNDLSGEIPQQLVQLGFRSIFNVSFNRLEGRIPQGKQFDTFDNNSYIGNPRLCGRPLSKECQDHPKVSRLPPTSSVSESLFPTETIDWIIVFCGVGSGLVVGIAIGNNLHKRYSHQITKRKDRWVRPLRNTRRNQGTIIR; this is encoded by the coding sequence ATGGCTACATTCATGAATCACTTCAAGTTCTTGCAAACCATCTCCCTTCTATATGTGTTGGTGACACTAACATGCTCTGGATCATCACCAAGCCATGATGAAGAATGCTCAGCCTTGTTTCAGTTTAAACAAACCATAATTCATCAACATGATGTTGCTTGTGCTGCTTATGACTCTCAAGTGTTTCATTCTTGGAACAATAGTTTTGATTGTTGTTCATGGGAGGGGGTGGCATGCAGCCATGACCATGATCAGTACTATGGTCATCATGTGATGGGTCTTGACTTGAGCCAGAGGTCTCTTTGTGGGCGTATCAACTCCAgcagcaccctcttcagccttgTTCATCTTCAGAGACTCAACCTTTCTGGGAACGACTTTGGTGATTCTCAAATCCCATCTGAGATTGGTCGTCTAAAGCAATTAAGAAGCCTCGATCTCTCTTATTCCGGGTTTAGTGGCCAAATCCCGAATGAAATCTCGCAGTTGATTCATTTGTCTTCTTTAGACCTGTCAGGGAATTCACTAAAGCTTCACAGTCCTAGCCTCAAGAACCTGGTGCAATACTTAACAGGACTCAAAGAACTTCATCTCTCAGGGGTTGACATTAGTTCTTCTGTACCTCATTTCTTGGCCAACTTTTCTTCTTTGAAGTCACTCAAGCTACGAGATTGTTCTCTTAAGAATAAATTCCCTGCAGCCATACTAGAGCTACCAGAGTTAAAAGTTCTTGATTTGGCATTCAATACCGACCTCACTGGTTCTCTTCCTATATTTCGTAACATCAGCTTACTTGAAGAAGTGATACTAGACTTCACAGGTTTCATTGGGATTGTACCAGAATCCCTAAGCCACCTTAACCATCTGACTGTCTTGTCCCTTACCGGATGCTCTTTCTCGGGGCATATACCTCGTTCACTCTCTAACATGACGCAACTCACTTACTTGGGTCTTGGTGAAAATCACTTCACAGGCTCAGTTCCTTCATTGGTAAGCCTTTTGAATCTCGATGGTTTGCTACTTAATGGTAGCAGATTTGAGAAAGGATGCTTTCCCAATTGGCTTGGAAAGCTGACTAAACTTAGTAAACTCTATCTGTCTGATATGAACATAAACTGCGAAATCCCACTCTTTCTATCCAACCTAACCAAACTTAGTGAGGTAGGAATGGACAGAAATTCTCTTACCGGTGGTATACCATCCTGGTTGTTCAACCTCACCCAACTAACATATTTAAATCTTCAGATGAATCAATTGCAAGGACCAATTCCAAACACATTTTCCAGCCTCAAAAGTCTTGAGTATCTTCACCTAGGTAGAAACAATTTCAGTGGTAGGGTAGAGCTCGACATGTTCCTAGGACTCAACAAACTTCAAACATTAGGCTTAGGTTATAACAGGATATCATTAGTAACCACCAACAACTACACCAATACCACTTTACCAGAATTGCATAAGTTAGGACTATCATCATGCAACTTGAAGGAATTTCCTGCCTTTTTGCGCTTCCAAAATAAATTGAGATTCCTACTTCTTGACGTCAACAAAATTGATGGGCTGGTACCGGTGTGGATCTGGAACAACAGTCGGGAAACATTAGAGTTGATTAACCTTTCAGGCAACTCCATCACTGGCTTTGATCAGCATCCTCATTTTCTCCCATggacaaatttacaagtaattttTATCGAGAATAATCAGCTACGAGGACGACTACCAATTCCATCACAATCCACAGTTATTTATTCTGTCCCACAGAATAGTCTGACAGGAGAACTACCACCATCCATATGTGAATTGAAATCTCTTCAACAATTAGATTTGTCTTTTAACAACATGAGCGGAACACTTCCTTCATGTTTGGGCATCTTAAGCAATTCGTTGATGTCTTTGAATCTGAAACGAAATAACTTCCACGGAAAAATGATGAGTGCTTGTAAGCCTGGAAGCCAGTTGAAAGAACTTGATTTGAGCGAAAATAGATTCACCGGTCAACTGCCAAGATCACTGATGAATTGTACCAGGCTGCAAGTTCTCTCTCTTGAAGATAACTCTTTTCATGATGTCTTTCCTTCTTGGTTGGGAACTCTTCCCAGGCTGCAAGTTCTGGTTTTGCGGTCCAACAAACTACATGGTCCAATTGACGGTTCCACTGCTGTTTCCTCACGGTTCCCTATGCTGCGGATCATAGACCTCTCTAACAACCGTTTCAGTGGTCAGTTGGACCAAAATTACTTTCAAACATGGCATGCCATGAGCTCTGGAAATCTTGGCGTATCATCTGTTATGGAAACTAATATATCCTCCAAACATGTGCTTACAAATTTCATGTACTCGGTGACATTAATACACAAAGGTGTCAGAACAGAGTACTATCGTATTTTAACCATAGATATGTCCATTGATCTCTCTTGTAACCATTTTGAAGGAGAAATCCTACAATCACTCCAACATCTTCGAGGCCTTCAATCACTCAATCTTTCCAACAATCATTTTACTGGACGTGTCCTGCCATCTTTGGGGGACTTAAAGAATCTTGAAGCTTTGGATCTCTCTGGAAACGACCTATCTGGGGAAATTCCTCAACAGTTGGTGCAACTAGGTTTCCGTTCCATCTTCAACGTGTCATTCAACCGTCTTGAGGGGCGCATACCACAAGGAAAACAGTttgatacatttgataacaactcCTACATCGGGAATCCCCGATTGTGTGGACGACCTTTATCCAAGGAATGTCAAGATCATCCAAAGGTGTCAAGACTTCCACCAACAAGTAGTGTGTCTGAATCTCTCTTCCCAACCGAAACAATTGATTGGATCATCGTATTCTGCGGAGTTGGAAGTGGGTTGGTTGTTGGGATTGCTATCGGGAACAATCTGCATAAAAGGTATAGTCATCAGATCACAAAGAGGAAGGACAGATGGGTAAGGCCTCTTCGTAACACTAGGAGAAACCAAGGTACAATAATTCGTTAA
- the LOC111916679 gene encoding receptor-like protein 7 gives MAPYMNHLKFLQTISLLYVLVTLTCTGSSTSHDEECSALFQFKQTIIHQHDAACAAHGSQVLHSWNTSFDCCSWDGVACSNDHDQYYGHVIGLDLSESSLCGYINSSSTLFNLVHLQRLNLAMNYFGESQIPSEIGRLKQIRSLDLSYSGFSGQIPNGISQLMRLSSLDLSGNSLKLYSPSLKKLVQNLTGLAELHLSGVEISSSVPHFLANFSSLRSIKLRSCSLQNEFPAAIFELPKLQVLDLANNTDLTGSFPEFHGNTLLEEVILPLTGFFGIIPESISHLKHLTVLSLYNCSFSGHIPRSLSNLTQLTVLTLGGNKFTGSVPSLVSLLNLDVLALYGNKFEKGPFPNWLGKLGKLSELYVSDMNTNSTEIPLFLANLTNLNVLSMGKNSLIGRLPSWLFNHTQLKVLDLQINQLQGPIPNTFSSFKSLVYLNLGRNNFSGRVELDMFLGLNKLQTLELGYNKISLIVTNNYTNTTLPEFEWLGLSSCNLKEFPAFLRFQNKLTALLLDHNNIDGLVPVWIWNNSRETLQFISLSGNSITGFDQHPHFLPWTNLEGFFIRNNQLQGQLPVPPQTTVEYSVSNNNLTGEIPPWICELKSLQLLDLSFNNMSGTLPSCLGILTNSLMYLRLRRNNFQGKMMNSLTPGCQLTQLELSENRFTGQLPRSLTNCRNLEILSLEDNSFHDAFPSWLGSLAELQVLVLRSNNFYGPIQGSSQFPKLRIIDLSNNSFSGHLDQNYFQTWHVMSSENLGISSAMKSIISSKSVFTNVQYEVTLIHKGVKTEYNRILTVVMSIDLSCNQFEGEIPASLQDLQGLQSLNLSNNHFTGSILPSLGNLTNLEALDLSRNELSGEIPQQLVQLGFLSIFNVSFNHLQGRIPQGKQFDTFDKSSYIGNPQLYGRTLSKEGQDLKVPRVPPASNVSESFFPSERIDWIFVFCGIGSGLVVGVVIGNFLYERYSYRFTKRKDRWVRPLRNTRRN, from the coding sequence ATGGCTCCATACATGAATCACTTAAAGTTCTTGCAAACCATCTCCCTTCTATATGTGTTGGTGACACTAACATGCACTGGATCATCAACAAGCCATGATGAAGAATGCTCAGCCTTGTTTCAGTTTAAACAAACCATAATTCATCAACATGATGCGGCTTGTGCTGCTCATGGTTCTCAAGTGCTCCATTCATGGAACACTAGTTTTGATTGTTGTTCATGGGATGGGGTGGCGTGCAGCAATGACCATGATCAGTACTATGGTCATGTGATCGGCCTTGATTTGAGTGAGAGCTCTCTTTGTGGGTATATCAACTCCAGCAGCACCCTCTTCAACCTTGTTCATCTTCAGAGACTCAACCTTGCCATGAATTACTTTGGTGAATCTCAAATCCCTTCTGAGATTGGTCGTCTAAAGCAAATAAGAAGTCTCGATCTCTCTTATTCTGGGTTTAGTGGTCAAATCCCAAATGGAATCTCGCAGTTGATGCGATTGTCTTCTTTAGATCTGTCAGGGAATTCACTAAAGCTTTATAGTCCTAGCCTGAAGAAGCTGGTGCAAAACTTAACAGGACTTGCAGAACTCCATCTTTCTGGGGTCGAGATAAGTTCCTCTGTACCTCATTTCTTGGCAAACTTTTCTTCCTTGAGATCAATCAAACTAAGAAGCTGTTCCCTGCAGAATGAATTCCCTGCGGCCATATTTGAGTTACCTAAGTTGCAAGTTCTTGATCTGGCGAACAACACCGACCTCACTGGCTCCTTTCCTGAATTTCATGGCAACACCTTACTTGAAGAAGTGATACTACCTCTCACAGGTTTCTTTGGGATTATACCAGAATCCATAAGCCACCTCAAGCATTTGACAGTCTTGTCCCTTTATAATTGCTCTTTCTCGGGCCACATTCCACGTTCACTCTCTAACTTGACGCAACTCACTGTCTTGACTCTTGGTGGAAATAAGTTCACAGGTTCAGTTCCTTCATTGGTAAGTCTTTTGAATCTCGATGTTTTGGCACTTTATGGTAACAAATTTGAGAAAGGACCTTTTCCCAATTGGCTTGGAAAGCTGGGTAAACTTAGTGAACTCTATGTGTCTGATATGAACACAAACAGTACTGAAATCCCACTCTTTCTTGCCAACCTAACCAACCTTAATGTGTTAAGTATGGGGAAAAATTCTCTTATTGGCCGTTTACCATCCTGGTTGTTCAACCATACCCAACTAAAAGTATTAGATCTTCAAATAAATCAATTGCAAGGACCAATTCCAAACACATTTTCCAGCTTCAAAAGTCTTGTGTATCTTAACCTAGGTAGAAACAATTTCAGTGGTAGGGTAGAACTCGACATGTTCCTAGGACTCAACAAACTCCAAACACTTGAGTTAGGTTATaacaagatatcattaatagtcACCAACAACTACACCAATACCACCTTACCAGAATTTGAGTGGTTAGGACTGTCATCATGCAACTTGAAGGAATTTCCTGCCTTTTTGCGCTTCCAAAATAAATTGACCGCCTTACTTCTTGACCACAACAACATTGATGGCCTGGTACCGGTGTGGATCTGGAACAACAGCCGGGAAACATTACAATTCATTAGCCTTTCAGGCAACTCCATCACTGGCTTTGATCAGCATCCTCATTTTCTCCCATGGACAAATTTAGAAGGATTTTTTATCCGTAATAATCAGCTACAAGGACAACTACCAGTTCCACCACAAACCACAGTTGAATATTCTGTCTCAAATAATAATCTGACAGGAGAAATACCACCGTGGATATGTGAATTGAAATCTCTTCAACTGTTAGATTTGTCTTTTAACAACATGAGCGGAACACTTCCTTCATGTTTGGGCATCTTAACCAATTCGTTGATGTATTTGCGTCTGAGACGAAACAACTTCCAGGGCAAAATGATGAATTCTCTTACGCCTGGATGCCAGTTGACACAACTTGAATTGAGCGAAAATAGATTTACGGGTCAGCTGCCAAGATCATTGACAAATTGTAGGAATTTAGAGATTCTCTCTCTTGAAGATAACTCTTTTCATGACGCCTTTCCTTCTTGGCTTGGAAGTCTTGCGGAGCTACAAGTTCTAGTCTTGCGGTCCAACAATTTTTATGGTCCAATTCAAGGTTCCTCACAGTTTCCTAAGTTGCGGATCATAGACCTCTCTAACAACAGTTTCAGTGGTCACTTGGACCAAAACTACTTCCAAACATGGCATGTCATGAGCTCCGAAAATCTTGGTATATCATCTGCTATGAAATCAATTATATCCTCCAAAAGCGTCTTCACAAATGTGCAATACGAGGTGACCTTAATACACAAAGGTGTCAAAACAGAGTACAATCGTATTTTAACCGTAGTCATGTCCATTGATCTATCCTGTAACCAATTTGAAGGAGAAATCCCAGCATCACTCCAAGATCTTCAAGGCCTTCAATCACTCAATCTTTCCAACAATCATTTTACTGGAAGTATCTTGCCATCTTTAGGGAACCTAACAAATCTTGAAGCTTTGGATCTCTCTCGAAACGAACTATCTGGGGAAATTCCTCAACAGTTGGTGCAACTCGGATTCCTTTCCATCTTCAATGTGTCATTCAACCATCTTCAGGGGCGTATCCCACAAGGAAAACAGTTTGATACATTCGATAAGAGCTCTTACATAGGGAATCCCCAACTGTACGGACGAACTTTATCCAAGGAAGGTCAAGATTTAAAGGTGCCAAGAGTTCCACCAGCAAGCAATGTGTCTGAGTCTTTCTTCCCGAGTGAAAGAATTGATTGGATCTTTGTATTCTGTGGAATTGGAAGTGGGTTGGTTGTTGGGGTTGTTATTGGAAACTTTCTATATGAAAGGTATAGTTATCGGTTCACAAAGAGGAAGGACAGATGGGTAAGGCCACTTCGTAACACAAGGAGAAACTAA
- the LOC111916585 gene encoding ubiquitin-like domain-containing CTD phosphatase codes for MCADDSVGELKRCICLLPNVLPKHQKLLYPKIGSKLADDSALLSGLPIKSSLKMTMIGIEDDIIVDQADAPEIVADFEIGQDEAVDIKDKKVNKQKLRRRVDQYKIEFRIPCRKGKKLLVLDIDYTLFEHRSTAKKPPTHVPLSSWVLISQFMQSMASSYGLQQA; via the coding sequence ATGTGCGCCGACGACTCCGTTGGTGAACTAAAACGATGCATATGCCTactgcccaacgtactccccaaaCATCAGAAACTTCTTTACCCTAAAATCGGATCCAAACTCGCAGATGATTCAGCCCTTCTGTCCGGTCTACCCATCAAATCTTCTCTCAAAATGACAATGATCGGTATTGAAGATGATATAATCGTGGATCAAGCCGATGCTCCAGAGATTGTTGCTGATTTTGAAATCGGGCAAGATGAAGCTGTCGACATTAAAGACAAAAAGGTCAACAAGCAGAAACTAAGGAGACGTGTTGATCAATACAAGATTGAATTCCGAATTCCATGTCGAAAGGGGAAGAAGCTTCTTGTATTGGATATAGACTATACTCTATTTGAACATCGGTCAACAGCAAAAAAACCGCCAACTCATGTGCCCTTATCTTCATGGGTTCTTATAAGCCAATTTATGCAGAGCATGGCATCATCATATGGTCTGCAACAAGCATGA